Below is a window of Pseudodesulfovibrio sp. 5S69 DNA.
CCCATCCAGGCAAGGCTTCGCTTGATATACTGCGCCACTATTCACTCTCTCCGCTATACCCATTAAATCGGATGCCCCCGGGCCAGGATTCGTCGGGCAGCACCTCCTCCAACATCTTCCGAAAGCATTCAACGTACCTTTTTTCCCAGTACGGTTTGCACCCGAAGTTTTCCGACTTCTCCCATCCTGTGACGCAATTCGCCGTCACCCAGTAGTG
It encodes the following:
- a CDS encoding glycosyltransferase; this translates as MDGEAGFLVEPESAEDLADKLRTLLGDGELRHRMGEVGKLRVQTVLGKKVR